A section of the Candidatus Binatia bacterium genome encodes:
- the ggt gene encoding gamma-glutamyltransferase: MFVGLLRIAPRLAGGGLFVTLLAVSWLAPRGAVGAWGSRGMVAADHRLASEAGVEILRRGGNAIDAAVATAFALGVVNPSSCGIGGGGFMLVYREGTRSAAALDFRETAPAAASRDMFVRDGKAVPELSRRGGLAVGVPGEVAGLAAAWRRYGSQPWAAVMEPAIRLARDGFPVGPHLAGEIERNRDALRADPTLAAAFFHGDGRPLAAGETLRRPELAATLQRIADGGVAAFYRGEIAARIVESVDAAGGILSRADLEAYRPVWRRPLVASLGGDRIYAMPPPSSAGVVLEMLGILGRDDLPALGRDSGTYAHLLTETMQHGFADRARFYGDPGYVTVPLARLLAPVNTALLRSRISAVRTGTSEAYGTAPAAPTTAADKGTSHLSVMDDRGNAVACTTTVNTAFGALFTAAGTGIILNNQLDDFSAQPGAPNVFGLVGTAANAVAPGKRPLSSMSPMIVTRGGEPILAVGGSGGPLIVSGTLQVLLNVLAFDLDASTAVAAPRLHHQWLPDVVAVEPGIGTDVRTSLARRGHSVRELPVMGAIQAVRSEAGVMEGASDPRKYGEAAGW; this comes from the coding sequence ACCGGCTGGCGTCCGAGGCCGGGGTCGAAATCCTGCGGCGCGGCGGCAACGCGATCGACGCGGCGGTAGCGACGGCATTCGCGCTGGGCGTGGTGAATCCGTCGTCCTGTGGCATTGGCGGGGGCGGTTTCATGCTCGTCTACCGGGAGGGGACACGCTCGGCGGCGGCGCTGGACTTTCGCGAAACCGCACCGGCGGCGGCCTCGCGTGACATGTTCGTACGCGACGGCAAGGCGGTGCCCGAACTCAGTCGGCGCGGCGGGCTCGCGGTGGGCGTGCCCGGCGAGGTGGCGGGTCTGGCCGCCGCGTGGCGGCGGTACGGCAGCCAGCCGTGGGCGGCCGTGATGGAACCGGCGATCCGCCTGGCGCGGGACGGTTTTCCGGTCGGACCCCATTTGGCGGGGGAGATCGAGCGCAACCGCGACGCTCTGCGGGCCGACCCGACTTTGGCCGCGGCGTTCTTCCACGGCGACGGCCGTCCGCTGGCCGCGGGGGAGACGCTGCGGCGGCCGGAACTGGCCGCGACTCTGCAACGGATCGCCGACGGCGGCGTTGCGGCGTTCTACCGCGGCGAGATTGCGGCGCGCATTGTCGAGAGCGTCGACGCGGCCGGAGGAATTCTGAGTCGCGCCGACCTCGAAGCGTATCGGCCCGTGTGGCGGAGGCCGCTGGTTGCCAGCCTGGGCGGGGACCGCATTTACGCGATGCCGCCGCCGAGTTCGGCGGGGGTCGTGCTCGAGATGCTGGGGATTCTCGGGCGCGACGACTTGCCGGCCCTGGGTCGCGACTCGGGCACCTACGCTCATCTGCTGACGGAGACGATGCAGCACGGGTTCGCCGACCGGGCCCGCTTCTACGGCGATCCGGGTTACGTGACAGTGCCGCTGGCGCGCCTGCTGGCGCCCGTCAACACGGCTCTTCTCCGCTCGCGGATCAGCGCGGTGCGGACCGGAACGTCGGAGGCCTATGGCACGGCCCCGGCGGCGCCGACGACCGCCGCCGACAAAGGTACTTCGCACCTTTCCGTGATGGACGACCGCGGCAATGCCGTCGCGTGTACGACGACGGTGAATACGGCGTTCGGCGCCCTGTTCACGGCCGCCGGGACCGGCATCATCCTCAATAACCAGTTGGACGACTTCTCCGCTCAGCCGGGGGCGCCGAACGTCTTCGGGCTCGTCGGCACGGCGGCCAATGCGGTGGCGCCCGGCAAACGGCCATTGAGCAGCATGAGTCCGATGATCGTCACACGCGGCGGGGAGCCGATCCTGGCCGTAGGCGGCTCCGGCGGTCCGCTGATTGTCAGCGGCACGCTGCAGGTTCTGCTCAACGTCCTCGCCTTCGACCTCGACGCGTCAACCGCGGTGGCGGCGCCGCGGCTCCATCATCAGTGGTTGCCGGACGTCGTGGCGGTAGAGCCGGGTATCGGGACGGACGTCCGGACGTCACTTGCGCGGCGTGGCCACAGTGTGAGAGAGCTTCCGGTAATGGGGGCGATCCAGGCGGTGCGGAGTGAGGCTGGGGTTATGGAAGGAGCCTCCGATCCGCGCAAATACGGCGAGGCGGCGGGCTGGTAA